A part of Roseitalea porphyridii genomic DNA contains:
- a CDS encoding cysteine synthase A, with product MHASIIDLIGNTPLIKLKRASEETGCTILGKAEFLNPGQSVKDRAALWIIRDAEQKGLLKPGGVIVEGTAGNTGIGLTMVAKALGYRTVIVIPETQTQEKKDALRLGGAELVEVPAVPYRNPNNYVRLSGRLAEQMAKSEPNGAIWANQFDNTVNRQAHIDATAPEIWRDTDGKVDGFVCAVGSGGTLAGVAEGLRARNKDVKIGIADPHGAALYSFYTTGEFKSEGSSLTEGIGQGRVTANLEGFSPDFAWRIGDEEALDIIFKLVHEEGMVMGGSTGINIAGAKAMARELGPGHTIVTILCDYGHRYLSKIYNPAFLREKGLPVPEWMERTADIDVPFEDAG from the coding sequence ATGCATGCCTCGATCATCGATCTCATCGGCAACACGCCCCTGATCAAGCTCAAGCGCGCCTCCGAGGAGACCGGCTGCACGATCCTGGGAAAGGCCGAATTCCTCAATCCCGGCCAGTCGGTCAAGGACCGCGCCGCGCTCTGGATCATCCGGGACGCCGAGCAGAAGGGACTGCTCAAGCCCGGCGGCGTGATCGTCGAGGGAACGGCCGGCAACACCGGCATCGGGTTGACCATGGTCGCCAAGGCGCTCGGCTACCGGACGGTGATCGTCATCCCGGAAACACAGACGCAGGAAAAGAAGGACGCGCTGCGCCTGGGCGGGGCCGAACTGGTCGAGGTGCCGGCCGTTCCCTATCGCAACCCCAACAATTATGTGCGGCTTTCGGGCCGGCTGGCCGAACAGATGGCCAAATCCGAGCCGAACGGGGCGATCTGGGCCAACCAGTTCGACAACACCGTCAATCGGCAGGCGCACATCGACGCGACCGCGCCGGAAATCTGGCGCGACACGGACGGCAAGGTGGACGGGTTCGTGTGCGCGGTCGGCTCGGGCGGCACGCTGGCCGGCGTCGCCGAGGGTCTGCGCGCGCGCAACAAGGACGTCAAGATCGGCATCGCCGACCCGCACGGGGCCGCCCTCTACAGCTTCTATACGACCGGTGAGTTCAAGTCCGAGGGATCCTCGCTTACCGAAGGCATCGGCCAGGGCCGGGTGACGGCCAATCTGGAGGGCTTTTCACCCGATTTCGCCTGGCGGATCGGCGACGAGGAGGCGCTCGACATCATCTTCAAGCTGGTGCACGAGGAAGGCATGGTGATGGGCGGATCGACCGGCATCAACATCGCCGGCGCCAAGGCGATGGCGCGCGAACTCGGGCCGGGCCATACGATCGTGACGATCCTGTGCGACTACGGCCACCGCTACCTGTCCAAGATCTACAATCCCGCGTTCCTGCGCGAAAAGGGGCTGCCGGTGCCCGAATGGATGGAGCGCACGGCCGACATCGACGTGCCGTTCGAGGACGCCGGATGA
- a CDS encoding ChrR family anti-sigma-E factor: MYQGQFGTLDALVSGYVAGSLPRPLHVLMDAHLELSPANRPIVAGLEGVAGDALEQLDPMELGDRDGALSAIFASTTSAETDPVKRCGTMPRALADFVGHSVDDIPWKTKMPGFREYDMEDVDGCHVSMFWIKPGRTVPSHTHEGMELSLIIDGAFRDERGRFGRGDISIADPSVDHRPVAERDVPCIGFAVTDAPLRLTGSLRQRLSDILAI; encoded by the coding sequence ATGTATCAGGGACAGTTCGGCACACTCGATGCGCTGGTAAGCGGATATGTTGCGGGCAGCCTGCCAAGGCCGCTGCATGTTCTGATGGACGCGCATCTGGAGCTTTCGCCGGCCAATCGTCCCATCGTCGCCGGGCTCGAGGGCGTGGCGGGGGATGCGCTCGAACAGCTCGACCCGATGGAACTGGGCGATCGCGACGGCGCGCTGTCGGCGATCTTCGCCAGCACGACATCGGCCGAAACCGACCCGGTCAAGCGGTGCGGGACGATGCCGCGTGCGCTCGCCGACTTCGTCGGCCACTCGGTCGACGACATTCCGTGGAAGACCAAGATGCCCGGTTTCCGCGAGTATGACATGGAAGATGTCGACGGCTGCCATGTCTCGATGTTCTGGATCAAGCCGGGGCGCACGGTTCCCTCGCACACCCATGAAGGCATGGAACTGTCGCTGATCATCGACGGGGCCTTCCGCGACGAGCGCGGCCGTTTCGGGCGCGGCGACATCTCGATCGCCGACCCCTCGGTCGACCACCGTCCGGTGGCGGAAAGGGACGTGCCCTGCATCGGATTTGCGGTGACCGACGCGCCCTTGCGCCTGACCGGCTCGCTGCGCCAGCGCCTGAGCGACATTCTGGCGATCTGA
- a CDS encoding SDR family NAD(P)-dependent oxidoreductase, whose amino-acid sequence MDLYRIKAGDGVVWITGASAGIGRAVALKFAEKGYDVVASARSKDKLAALAEESGPMLGSIEPFACDVTDREGMKKAVAEIEAAHGPICLAIFNAGNYWPTRGEALDIEAFDKTFGINFFGVLNGLVPAVERMKAHGKGQIVMVGSVSGYSGLPAAAAYGASKAAINNFGESLKFDFDKLNIRVQVVNPGFIDTPLTEKNRFEMPALMPVDKAAAAMVAGIENGGFEITFPRRFTWLLKIMRMMPHPVYFFVMKRAMRWDKQELKFGDTTPASVVRES is encoded by the coding sequence ATGGACCTTTACAGGATCAAGGCCGGCGACGGGGTCGTCTGGATCACCGGCGCCAGCGCCGGCATCGGGCGCGCGGTCGCACTGAAGTTCGCCGAGAAGGGCTATGACGTCGTCGCCAGCGCGCGCAGCAAGGACAAGCTTGCCGCGCTCGCCGAGGAAAGCGGTCCGATGCTCGGCTCGATCGAGCCGTTCGCATGCGACGTGACCGACCGCGAGGGCATGAAGAAGGCGGTCGCCGAGATCGAGGCGGCGCACGGGCCCATCTGCCTTGCCATCTTCAACGCCGGCAATTACTGGCCGACGCGCGGCGAGGCGCTCGATATCGAGGCCTTCGACAAGACCTTCGGCATCAACTTCTTCGGCGTCCTGAACGGGCTGGTGCCCGCCGTCGAGCGCATGAAGGCGCACGGTAAAGGCCAGATCGTCATGGTCGGCTCGGTTTCGGGCTATTCGGGCCTGCCGGCGGCGGCGGCCTATGGCGCGTCGAAGGCGGCGATCAACAATTTCGGCGAGTCGCTCAAGTTCGACTTCGACAAGCTCAACATTCGCGTCCAGGTGGTCAATCCCGGCTTCATCGACACGCCGCTGACCGAAAAGAACCGGTTCGAGATGCCCGCGCTCATGCCCGTCGACAAGGCCGCGGCCGCGATGGTCGCCGGCATCGAGAATGGCGGTTTCGAGATCACCTTCCCGCGCCGCTTCACCTGGCTGCTGAAGATCATGCGGATGATGCCGCACCCGGTCTATTTCTTCGTGATGAAACGGGCGATGCGCTGGGACAAGCAGGAACTGAAGTTCGGCGATACGACACCGGCCTCCGTGGTCAGGGAAAGCTAG
- a CDS encoding MFS transporter, which translates to MRAPLPTASSDLPRLSRIIAYALPALPLAALTLPLYILLPAFYSGPVGLSLGATGAALLAVRLFDAFNDPFIGIVADRWRGKFGRRRRLFALALPICALAAFMLFWPPEGAGPLYLAGWGMALSLGYTAAIIPFYAWGAEMAGDYGARSTITGWREGLTLTGTLIAIALPFSLGFDDAAGFHGLALLGLIIAATLPVFGAVAVVAVPEPAEHTKAPVGWREGLRHLRENGPFLRLIVAFFVNGLANGIPATLFLFFVGDYLGATDLQGPLLFLYFACGVAGVPLAAFASKRIGKHRAWSLGMIAACIIFAPVPLLSEGDIAAFAVICAATGLLVGFDLAIPPAIQADVIDVDTAASGEQRSGVYFAAWSLATKLSLALAVGLAFPVLGWFGFETGGGPDQSATALTALAVIYSLVPVGLKLGAIALMWNFPLDASEQGALRRTIEAPARG; encoded by the coding sequence ATGCGCGCGCCGCTTCCGACGGCCAGTTCCGACCTGCCCCGCCTGTCGCGCATCATCGCCTATGCGCTGCCGGCGCTGCCGCTGGCGGCCCTGACGCTGCCGCTCTACATCCTGCTGCCGGCCTTCTATTCGGGCCCGGTCGGCCTGTCGCTCGGCGCCACGGGCGCGGCTTTGCTGGCTGTTCGCCTGTTCGACGCCTTCAACGATCCGTTCATCGGCATCGTCGCCGACCGCTGGCGCGGCAAGTTCGGCCGCAGGCGCCGGCTGTTCGCCCTCGCCCTGCCGATCTGCGCCCTGGCCGCCTTCATGCTGTTCTGGCCGCCGGAAGGGGCGGGCCCTCTCTATCTGGCAGGATGGGGCATGGCCCTGTCGCTCGGCTATACGGCGGCGATCATCCCGTTCTATGCCTGGGGCGCCGAGATGGCCGGCGACTATGGCGCGCGGTCGACGATCACCGGCTGGCGCGAGGGGTTGACGCTGACCGGCACGCTGATCGCCATCGCCCTGCCCTTCTCGCTGGGCTTCGACGACGCGGCGGGCTTTCACGGGCTGGCGCTGCTCGGCCTGATCATCGCCGCGACCCTGCCCGTCTTCGGCGCGGTGGCCGTGGTCGCCGTGCCCGAGCCCGCCGAACACACCAAGGCCCCGGTCGGCTGGCGCGAAGGCCTGCGGCACCTGCGCGAAAACGGCCCGTTCCTGCGGTTGATCGTGGCCTTCTTCGTCAACGGGCTCGCCAACGGCATCCCGGCCACGCTGTTCCTCTTCTTCGTCGGAGACTATCTGGGCGCGACCGACCTGCAGGGGCCGCTTCTGTTCCTCTACTTCGCGTGCGGTGTCGCCGGCGTGCCTCTCGCCGCGTTCGCCTCCAAACGGATCGGCAAGCACCGCGCCTGGTCGCTCGGCATGATCGCCGCCTGCATCATCTTCGCGCCGGTGCCGCTGCTGTCGGAGGGCGACATCGCGGCCTTCGCCGTCATCTGCGCGGCGACCGGCCTGCTTGTCGGTTTCGATCTCGCCATTCCGCCGGCGATCCAGGCGGACGTGATCGATGTCGACACGGCGGCCTCAGGTGAGCAGCGCTCGGGGGTCTATTTCGCGGCATGGAGCCTTGCGACCAAGCTCTCGCTGGCGCTGGCGGTCGGTCTGGCGTTTCCGGTGCTCGGCTGGTTCGGCTTTGAGACCGGCGGCGGGCCTGACCAGAGCGCGACGGCACTGACCGCGCTGGCCGTGATCTATTCGCTGGTGCCCGTCGGACTGAAGCTGGGCGCCATCGCGCTGATGTGGAACTTCCCGCTCGACGCCTCCGAACAGGGCGCGCTGCGCCGCACGATCGAGGCGCCTGCGCGGGGCTGA
- a CDS encoding SAM-dependent methyltransferase encodes MASTNMMRGSGDVVREVIAAAEPLTKNNIGRYLRGLPFKAKLALRAALHLPQGSLTIRLPDRRTVRIDGHAPGPDGVLILHNWNLARKAISGGTIGVAESYMDGDWESPDVTTFLELFVVNEELSERLARAGATVKFVSRIRHWFNRNTKTRAQKNIAAHYDLGNDFYALWLDPSMTYSSALYETGANSLESAQAAKYRALAEAAGITRDDHVLEIGCGWGGFAEFAAREIGCRVTGLTISREQFDFARERIRLAGLNDKVTIKFQDYRDETERYDKVVSIEMFEAVGEEYWETYFAKVRDVLKPGGKAGLQIITIDEKAFPIYRKQPDFIQRYVFPGGMLPPPSALHDLGTRHALQLIGERIFPQDYARTLSEWRDRFWQAWPQINAMGFDERFKRLWEFYLYYCEAGFRAEFIDVRQLTFARNG; translated from the coding sequence ATGGCCTCAACGAATATGATGCGTGGTTCGGGCGACGTGGTGCGCGAGGTGATCGCCGCCGCAGAACCGCTGACAAAGAACAATATCGGCCGCTATCTGCGCGGTCTTCCGTTCAAGGCAAAGCTGGCGCTGCGCGCGGCGCTGCACCTGCCGCAGGGATCGCTGACGATCCGGCTGCCCGACCGCCGCACGGTCCGCATCGACGGTCACGCGCCGGGCCCGGACGGCGTCCTGATCCTGCACAACTGGAATCTGGCCCGGAAGGCGATCTCCGGCGGCACGATCGGGGTTGCCGAGAGCTACATGGACGGCGACTGGGAGAGCCCGGACGTGACGACGTTCCTCGAACTGTTCGTCGTCAACGAGGAACTGTCGGAACGGCTGGCAAGGGCGGGCGCGACGGTCAAGTTCGTCTCGCGCATCCGGCACTGGTTCAATCGCAACACCAAGACGCGCGCCCAGAAGAACATCGCCGCCCACTACGACCTCGGCAATGATTTCTACGCGCTCTGGCTCGACCCCTCGATGACCTATTCGTCGGCGCTCTACGAGACCGGCGCCAACAGCCTCGAAAGCGCCCAGGCGGCCAAGTATCGCGCGCTCGCCGAGGCGGCGGGCATCACCCGGGACGACCATGTTCTGGAGATCGGGTGCGGCTGGGGCGGTTTTGCCGAGTTCGCCGCCCGCGAGATCGGCTGCCGCGTGACCGGACTGACGATCAGCCGCGAGCAGTTCGACTTCGCGCGCGAGCGCATCCGGCTCGCCGGCCTGAACGACAAGGTCACGATCAAGTTCCAGGACTATCGCGACGAGACCGAGCGCTACGACAAGGTCGTGTCGATCGAGATGTTCGAGGCGGTCGGGGAAGAATACTGGGAAACCTACTTCGCCAAGGTCCGCGACGTCCTCAAGCCGGGCGGCAAGGCGGGCCTCCAGATCATCACGATCGACGAGAAGGCCTTCCCGATCTATCGCAAGCAGCCCGACTTCATCCAGCGCTACGTGTTCCCCGGCGGCATGCTGCCGCCGCCGTCGGCACTGCACGATCTTGGCACCCGCCACGCGCTCCAGCTGATCGGCGAACGCATCTTCCCGCAGGACTACGCCCGCACGCTGTCGGAATGGCGCGACCGGTTCTGGCAGGCCTGGCCGCAGATCAACGCGATGGGATTCGACGAGCGCTTCAAGCGGCTCTGGGAGTTCTACCTATACTATTGCGAGGCGGGCTTCCGCGCCGAGTTCATCGACGTCCGGCAGCTGACCTTCGCCCGCAACGGCTGA
- a CDS encoding DUF1365 domain-containing protein, producing the protein MTAHVTVSGHGPATDGVALFAPPDAAALLYPGKVMHARLKPFGHRFTYRVFTGLFDLDRLEEADRASALFSVNRRNLVSFHEGDHLPADGGHARLRDHAARLAEEAGAGRPERILLLAYPRLMGFVFNPLSVYFCYDRAEALTTVIYEVRNTFGERHTYVCKVERGELGPAGLRQERTKIFYVSPFIEMGMRYHFRIVPPGETVRLRILETEGADPVLSATFSGTARPLTSASLAGQVGRLPFMTLKVVAGIHWEALKLWIKGAKFISRGKPPQPVSYDDAAPGPAE; encoded by the coding sequence ATGACCGCGCATGTGACAGTTTCCGGCCATGGTCCTGCGACGGACGGCGTTGCGCTGTTCGCGCCGCCGGACGCGGCCGCCCTGCTCTATCCGGGCAAGGTCATGCATGCGCGCCTCAAACCGTTCGGACACCGGTTCACGTACCGGGTGTTCACCGGCCTGTTCGACCTCGACCGGCTGGAGGAAGCCGACCGCGCCTCGGCGCTGTTCTCCGTCAACCGGCGCAATCTGGTCTCGTTTCACGAGGGCGATCATCTGCCGGCGGATGGCGGGCATGCGCGCCTGCGCGACCATGCGGCGAGGCTGGCCGAGGAAGCGGGCGCTGGGCGGCCGGAACGCATCCTGCTGCTGGCCTATCCGCGCCTGATGGGCTTCGTCTTCAACCCGCTGTCGGTCTATTTCTGCTATGATCGTGCCGAGGCGCTGACGACGGTCATCTACGAGGTTCGCAACACGTTCGGCGAGCGGCACACCTATGTGTGCAAGGTCGAACGAGGCGAGCTCGGCCCCGCAGGACTGCGCCAGGAGCGCACCAAGATCTTCTACGTCTCCCCGTTCATCGAGATGGGCATGCGATATCATTTCCGCATCGTGCCGCCGGGCGAGACGGTGCGCCTGCGCATCCTCGAAACCGAAGGCGCCGACCCGGTTCTGTCGGCCACCTTCTCGGGCACGGCGCGGCCCCTGACGAGCGCCTCACTCGCCGGTCAGGTGGGGCGCCTGCCCTTCATGACGCTTAAGGTTGTCGCCGGAATCCATTGGGAAGCCTTGAAATTATGGATCAAGGGCGCAAAATTCATCTCGCGGGGCAAGCCGCCGCAACCGGTCTCCTATGACGACGCTGCGCCCGGCCCCGCCGAATAA
- a CDS encoding NAD(P)/FAD-dependent oxidoreductase, translating to MNIKPGPGQFAVSGQSKRVAVIGSGISGASAAWSLSRRHQVALYEADDRPGGHTRTVDVDYDGRHIPVDVGFIVFNERNYPELCALFDHLDIACETTNMSFSMSLDGGVREWCGQNYLTVFAQKRNLVSPGFLWMLREILRFNRQARRDRDSGMLDRLSIGDYLAERRFSKRFRDDYLIPMAAAIWSTPRVKMLDFPARSFIQFFENHRLMETRPPLWRTVSGGSRNYLAKLLAPIGDIRCGAPVTRIERPATGGAVVETAHGREHFDAVVIAGHSDQALAMLGDADANEADILSAIPYKPNRVVLHRDPSFMPCRRAAWAAWNYLRSSGTGDDSEICLTYWMNRLQNIDQRYPLFVTLNPTREPAPGTVFGEWTFDHPQYDAGALAAQARLPLIQGRRDTWFAGAWTGFGFHEDGLRSGLAAAEALGGHIPWRSEEPAARPVDLPLPVAAE from the coding sequence GTGAACATCAAACCGGGGCCGGGGCAGTTCGCCGTGTCCGGCCAGAGCAAGCGTGTGGCCGTGATCGGCAGCGGAATTTCGGGCGCATCGGCGGCCTGGTCGCTGTCCCGCCGACATCAGGTCGCGCTCTACGAGGCCGACGACCGGCCCGGCGGGCATACGCGCACGGTCGATGTCGATTATGACGGCAGGCACATTCCGGTCGATGTGGGCTTCATCGTCTTCAACGAACGCAACTATCCCGAACTGTGCGCCCTGTTCGATCATCTCGACATTGCGTGCGAGACGACCAACATGAGCTTTTCGATGTCGCTCGACGGCGGCGTGCGCGAATGGTGCGGCCAGAACTACCTGACCGTGTTCGCGCAGAAGCGGAACCTCGTCTCGCCGGGCTTTCTGTGGATGCTGCGCGAGATCCTGCGGTTCAACCGACAGGCGCGGCGCGACCGCGACAGCGGCATGCTGGACCGGCTGTCGATCGGCGACTATCTGGCCGAACGCCGCTTCTCGAAGCGCTTCCGCGACGACTATCTGATCCCGATGGCCGCGGCGATCTGGTCGACCCCGCGCGTCAAGATGCTCGACTTTCCCGCCCGCTCCTTCATCCAGTTCTTCGAGAACCACCGGCTGATGGAAACCCGCCCGCCGCTTTGGCGCACGGTCTCGGGCGGCTCGCGCAACTACCTTGCGAAGCTGCTCGCGCCGATCGGCGACATCCGTTGCGGCGCGCCGGTGACGCGCATCGAGCGGCCCGCAACGGGCGGCGCGGTGGTGGAGACCGCGCACGGACGCGAGCATTTCGACGCCGTCGTCATCGCCGGCCACTCGGACCAGGCGCTCGCCATGCTGGGCGATGCCGATGCCAACGAAGCGGACATCCTGTCCGCCATTCCCTACAAGCCCAACCGGGTCGTGCTGCATCGCGACCCCAGCTTCATGCCCTGCCGGCGCGCGGCGTGGGCGGCGTGGAACTATCTGCGCAGCAGCGGCACGGGCGATGACAGCGAGATCTGTCTGACCTACTGGATGAACCGGCTGCAGAACATCGACCAGCGCTATCCGCTTTTCGTCACGCTCAATCCGACCCGCGAGCCCGCGCCGGGGACCGTCTTCGGCGAGTGGACGTTCGACCACCCGCAATATGACGCCGGCGCGCTCGCCGCGCAGGCGCGCCTGCCGCTGATCCAGGGGCGCCGCGACACCTGGTTCGCCGGGGCCTGGACCGGCTTCGGCTTCCATGAGGACGGGCTGCGCTCGGGTCTTGCGGCGGCGGAGGCCCTGGGCGGGCACATTCCGTGGCGGTCCGAAGAGCCGGCCGCACGGCCGGTCGATTTGCCGCTGCCGGTGGCGGCGGAGTAG
- a CDS encoding cryptochrome/photolyase family protein — protein sequence MPDQDRTRPTDLPDAPVIVWFRADLRLRDNGALSAAAASGRPVIALFVLDETGASGRPPGGAQRWWLHHSLTALGSALGGIGLTLILRRGDPRAVLDDIINRTGAQSVVWNRRYGPEAIALDSEIKASLADRGLTVKSFAGALMHEPTKLKTGSGGYYKVYSPFWRAFIGEGEPRRPDPAPGTATAYDGTIESDDLADWDLLPTGPDWSGGIAATWTPGEKGAHERLKAFCADALADYGRKRDLPGVDGTSRLSPHLAFGEITPSDIWYAAAAAEGVAKKQLEKFHKELAWREFSYHLLVNFPDLRTANFNDTFDAFPWEGSEDALEAWHKGRTGYPIVDAGMRQLWQTGWMHNRVRMITASFLIKHLMIDWRRGEDWFWDTLVDGDPASNAASWQWVAGSGADAAPYFRIFNPILQGEKFDPDGAYVRRFVPELSDLPDKYIHKPWEAPRKVLEKAKVSLGSTYPEPMVEHKRARERALDAYNEMRGQAA from the coding sequence ATGCCTGACCAAGACCGCACGCGACCGACGGACCTGCCCGACGCGCCCGTCATCGTCTGGTTTCGCGCCGACCTGCGTCTGCGTGACAATGGCGCGTTGTCGGCGGCCGCCGCGTCGGGCAGGCCGGTGATCGCCCTGTTCGTGCTGGACGAGACCGGCGCGAGCGGCCGGCCGCCCGGCGGCGCGCAGCGCTGGTGGCTGCATCATTCGCTGACCGCGCTCGGGTCGGCGCTCGGCGGTATCGGCCTGACGCTGATCCTGCGCCGGGGCGACCCGCGCGCCGTGCTCGACGACATCATCAACCGAACCGGCGCGCAGAGCGTGGTGTGGAACCGCCGCTACGGGCCCGAGGCGATCGCACTCGACAGCGAGATCAAGGCATCGCTCGCCGATCGCGGCCTGACAGTGAAGAGCTTTGCCGGCGCGCTGATGCACGAGCCGACGAAGCTGAAGACCGGCTCGGGCGGCTATTACAAGGTCTATTCTCCCTTCTGGCGGGCCTTTATCGGCGAAGGCGAGCCGCGCAGGCCTGATCCGGCGCCTGGAACGGCGACCGCTTACGACGGCACGATCGAAAGCGACGACCTGGCTGACTGGGACCTGCTGCCGACCGGGCCGGACTGGTCGGGTGGCATCGCGGCGACCTGGACGCCGGGCGAAAAGGGCGCGCATGAACGGCTGAAGGCGTTCTGCGCCGACGCGCTGGCCGACTACGGCAGGAAGCGCGACCTGCCCGGGGTCGACGGCACCTCGCGCCTGTCGCCACATCTGGCGTTCGGCGAAATCACGCCATCGGACATCTGGTACGCGGCCGCGGCGGCCGAGGGCGTGGCGAAGAAGCAACTGGAGAAATTCCACAAGGAACTCGCCTGGCGCGAGTTCTCCTATCACCTCCTCGTCAACTTTCCGGACCTGCGCACGGCCAATTTCAACGACACGTTCGACGCCTTTCCCTGGGAGGGGTCGGAGGACGCGCTCGAGGCATGGCATAAGGGCCGAACCGGCTATCCGATCGTCGATGCGGGCATGCGCCAACTCTGGCAGACGGGGTGGATGCACAACCGGGTGCGGATGATCACGGCATCGTTCCTGATCAAGCATCTGATGATCGACTGGCGCCGGGGCGAGGACTGGTTCTGGGACACGCTCGTCGACGGCGATCCGGCCTCGAACGCGGCAAGCTGGCAATGGGTCGCCGGATCGGGCGCCGATGCGGCGCCCTATTTCCGCATCTTCAATCCGATCCTGCAGGGCGAGAAGTTCGATCCGGACGGCGCATATGTGCGCCGGTTCGTGCCGGAACTTTCCGATCTGCCGGACAAGTACATCCACAAGCCGTGGGAAGCGCCGCGAAAAGTGCTGGAAAAAGCGAAGGTTAGCCTTGGCAGCACCTATCCGGAACCTATGGTCGAACACAAGCGGGCGCGCGAACGTGCGCTCGACGCCTACAACGAGATGAGGGGGCAAGCCGCGTGA
- a CDS encoding L-lactate dehydrogenase, with protein sequence MKIGIVGTGMVGSSAAFAMALRGTASEIVLVDRNADLASAHAQDISHAVPFARAVTVRAGDYADLAGARIVVLAAGVGQKPGETRLALLGRNAAVFRQVVEQLMPVVPDALFLIASNPVDLMTYAVRRFSGLPASRVIGSGTILDTARFRVLVGEHLGIAPRSVHAYVLGEHGDSEVAVWSSAMAGNVPLEAFAAQTGRTLTADKRAEISDAVRNAAYTIISGKGSTYYGIGAGLARIAEAIGADERAVLSVSTVTADVEGIEDVPLSLPRIVGAEGVTAELRPDLDADERAALRKSAETIAALKPAIDEA encoded by the coding sequence ATGAAGATCGGTATCGTCGGCACGGGCATGGTGGGCAGTTCGGCGGCTTTCGCCATGGCGCTGCGCGGCACGGCGAGCGAGATCGTTCTGGTCGACCGCAACGCCGACCTTGCCTCCGCCCATGCCCAGGACATCTCGCACGCGGTGCCGTTCGCAAGGGCCGTCACGGTCAGGGCCGGCGACTATGCGGATCTCGCCGGCGCCCGGATCGTCGTGCTGGCCGCCGGTGTCGGCCAGAAGCCCGGCGAGACGCGCCTTGCGCTTCTCGGTCGCAACGCCGCCGTCTTCCGGCAGGTGGTCGAGCAACTCATGCCGGTCGTCCCCGACGCGCTGTTCCTGATCGCCTCCAACCCCGTCGATCTGATGACCTACGCCGTGCGGCGTTTCTCGGGCCTGCCGGCAAGCCGGGTGATCGGCTCGGGCACGATCCTCGACACGGCCCGGTTCCGCGTGCTGGTCGGCGAGCACCTGGGCATCGCGCCGCGCTCGGTGCACGCCTATGTGCTCGGCGAACATGGCGACAGCGAGGTCGCCGTCTGGTCGAGCGCGATGGCCGGCAACGTGCCGCTCGAGGCGTTCGCCGCCCAGACCGGCCGGACGCTCACCGCCGACAAGCGCGCCGAGATCTCTGATGCCGTGCGCAACGCCGCCTACACGATCATCTCGGGCAAGGGCTCGACCTATTACGGCATCGGCGCCGGGCTTGCGCGGATCGCCGAGGCGATCGGTGCCGACGAACGCGCCGTTCTCAGCGTCTCGACCGTTACCGCGGACGTGGAAGGCATCGAGGATGTGCCGCTGTCGCTGCCGCGCATCGTCGGCGCCGAGGGGGTGACGGCCGAACTGCGCCCCGATCTCGATGCGGACGAACGCGCCGCCCTGCGCAAGAGCGCCGAAACGATCGCCGCGCTCAAGCCGGCGATCGACGAGGCGTAA
- a CDS encoding PGPGW domain-containing protein, with the protein MDNRSDTTGRVDPVEEPASGPSKSGETPSRAGVDAVSPGRPVYRFFGREIPKPASRPVRIALGIVLTVLGIFGFLPILGFWMIPLGLLVLSHELHPLRRLRRRLAVRRARKAGNGRNRR; encoded by the coding sequence ATGGACAATCGCAGCGACACGACCGGCCGGGTCGACCCGGTCGAAGAGCCCGCATCCGGCCCGTCAAAATCCGGCGAAACGCCGTCCCGCGCGGGTGTCGATGCGGTCTCGCCGGGTCGCCCGGTCTATCGGTTCTTCGGCCGCGAAATCCCCAAGCCGGCCTCGCGCCCGGTGCGGATCGCGCTCGGTATCGTCCTGACGGTGCTCGGCATTTTCGGCTTCCTGCCGATTCTCGGCTTCTGGATGATCCCGCTCGGCCTGCTCGTGCTGTCGCACGAACTGCACCCCTTGCGCCGGCTGCGCCGGCGTCTCGCGGTCCGGCGGGCGCGCAAGGCCGGCAACGGCCGCAACCGGCGCTGA